One window from the genome of Artemia franciscana chromosome 12, ASM3288406v1, whole genome shotgun sequence encodes:
- the LOC136033824 gene encoding uncharacterized protein LOC136033824 codes for MAQEFLPVCDVLFNIVSMASYFCDIVFDIITAYTLFASEQYIWLGLACFFITLSIITSQILSTKLFLQHIRESQSSKECDKIVVLLVHYIGFGLLWRYFKLFIPVDVRYVKGEVRDLCLLRLIHAFIEAAPMLLLQLYLIWIKQGPEEVTDLNIVSTALSLFSVCWALASFNKNMRKQDVHKLVLTWLGVIFQFLWRLGMVTSRAIALTVYATVYFNWVFLVIILHWMCMFLWLISPKSIFYGDKIQRGRKDFYCALIAIIYVFCYVNFQEARPRLKMTAFYVTMFLENTLLVAVWLIGLHNVNVWYRDLATSVVFISFFFGIFFMALYYRYFHVKKLKYINNNSYKCCKKNVCDVHKNFEVTLTSDGGVEYENTKELFERRNNHAHCANSAAGVFNCRFNPAMMRKKKKPTSFVPPPVPVISSYVYSSEKASLPFWKRPPSRSDSVAGSVSSRVDIQQKLQEKKRQQLAELQVIEEEIKQGKLKRPAASDISESTTLMKPIPYAKKQPWISSPSSTPIPRNTLRLRSQTPEILLSPHYLGESRVYSYYDDSDIYNGYSFHPDGFDPYGDVSALDESASRQGDRDRCLYKTYRIPTDVDSQVSLPRSYTLPREFKYKRPKARRTLKNEHFVTSTNSSDGDVDSGDDLDIGIVNHMDDLEDLSSARDICFTGHSSKDFRLPANFYPTRSRYISHWKTNAASRHETKF; via the exons ATGGCTCAAGAGTTTCTGCCAGTGTGCGATGTCCTCTTTAATATTGTTTCAATGGCTTCATATTTCTGTGATATTGTTTTTGACATAATAACAGCCTATACGCTATTTGCATCTGAGCAGTATATATGGCTTGGTCTAGCTTGTTTTTTCATAACATTGTCAATAATTACATCTCAAATCCTTTCAACAAAGTTGTTTCTTCAACATATTCGTGAATCACAAAGCTcaaaagaatgtgataaaataGTTGTCCTTCTTGTCCATTACATTGGTTTTGGATTATTATGGAGGTACTTCAAATTATTCATTCCAGTGGATGTCAGATATGTGAAGGGGGAAGTGAGGGACTTGTGTCTTCTGAGACTAATTCATGCTTTTATAGAAGCTGCCCCTATGTTACTGCTGCAGTTATATCTTATATGGATAAAGCAGGGACCAGAAGAAGTGACAGATTTAAATATAGTTTCAACAGCTCTGTCTTTATTCAGTGTTTGTTGGGCTTTAGCTTCATTCAACAAAAATATGCGGAAACAAGATGTTCATAAACTGGTGTTAACTTGGCTTGGTGTTATTTTCCAGTTTCTTTGGAGGCTGGGTATGGTCACATCCAGAGCTATTGCATTGACAGTTTATGCAACTGTTTATTTCAATTGGGTCTTTCTGGTAATCATCCTCCATTGGATGTGTATGTTTTTGTGGTTAATATCACCAAAGAGTATATTTTATGGTGACAAAATTCAGAGAGGAAGAAAGGATTTTTATTGTGCCTTAATTGCAATTATTTATGTATTCTGTTATGTTAATTTTCAAGAAGCCAGGCCTAGATTAAAAATGACTGCTTTTTATGTGAcaatgtttttagaaaatacaCTACTTGTGGCAGTCTGGCTTATTGGTTTGCATAATGTCAATGTTTGGTATAGAGACTTAGCAACAAGTGTTGTgtttatatctttcttttttggaatttttttcatgGCATTGTATTATCGTTATTTCCAcgtgaagaaattaaaatacatcAATAATAATAGTTACAAGTGCTGCAAGAAAAATGTATGTGATgtacataaaaattttgaagtaacaTTGACTTCTGATGGTGGTGTTGAATATGAGAATACGAAGGAATTATTTGAACGAAGAAATAATCACGCTCATTGTGCTAATAGTGCTGCTGGTGTGTTTAATTGTAGGTTTAACCCTGCTAtgatgagaaaaaagaagaaaccaaCAAGTTTTGTTCCCCCACCTGTTCCTGTTATTTCATCTTATGT GTATTCATCAGAGAAAGCCTCATTGCCATTCTGGAAGAGGCCACCATCAAGATCAGATTCAGTTGCTGGTAGTGTTTCTTCAAGGGTGGATATCCAACAGAAACTACAGGAAAAAAAACGTCAGCAATTAGCAGAACTGCAG gtcATTGAAGAGGAAATCAAGCAAGGGAAGTTAAAACGACCTGCTGCCAGTGACATTAGTGAGTCCACCACCTTAATGAAACCTATTCCATATGCGAAAAAGCAACCCTGGATTTCCTCACCATCTTCAACTCCCATCCCCAGAA atACTCTACGACTTAGATCACAAACTCCCGAAATTCTTCTATCCCCTCATTACCTTGGCGAATCCCGTGTTTATAGCTATTACGATGATAGTGACATCTATAATGGATATTCCTTTCATCCTGACGGTTTTGATCCATACGGAGACGTCAGTGCTTTAGATGAAAGTGCTTCTAGACAGGGTGACCGAGATAGATGTCTGTATAAAACGTATAGAATTCCTACGGATGTCGATAGTCAAGTATCACTGCCTAGAAGTTACACATTGCCTCGAGAGTTTAAGTATAAAAGACCAAAAGCAAGACGGACCTTGAAAAATGAGCATTTTGTTACGTCAACCAACTCTTCGGATG GAGACGTAGACTCTGGTGATGATCTTGACATTGGCATTGTTAACCATATGGATGACCTAGAAGATCTAAGTTCCGCTAGAGATATTTGTTTTACAGGTCATTCTAGTAAGGATTTCAGACTCCCGGCGAATTTCTACCCAACTCGATCTAGATACATAAGTCATTGGAAAACTAATGCTGCAAGTCGTCACGAGACAAAGTTCTAG